In the Sedimentisphaera cyanobacteriorum genome, CGATATCGCTATCTTCATTGGCAGTTCCGCTTGCATAGGAGCCAAAGAGGATTATCTTTTCAGGATTAAGCGGTTTTAGACTCTCTACTATTTCCGATTTTATTTTTTCGATCTCAACCATAAATATCTGTTGCATTAGACGTTATAAAACTCGCGATACCACTGCACAAAGCGTCTTACGCCGTCTTGTATCGGCGTGTTTGGTCGGTAGCCGAGGTCTTCTGTAAGGTCTGTAACGTCTGCCCATGTAGCAGGCACGTCTCCGGGCTGGATGGGCATCATATTCTTCTGAGCCTGTTTTCCCGCGGCTTTCTCGATCGCCTCGATAAAGTCCATAAGCCTTACAGGCGAGCTGTTGCCTATGTTATACACTTTGAACGGGGCTATCGAGCTGCCCGGGTCGGGATTCATTCCAGACCAGTCTTCCCTGCCCTTGGCCGGATTATCAATAACGCGTTTAACGCCTTCTACAATATCATCTATATATGTAAAATCACGCTTCATATCGCCGTAGTTATACACATCTATCGGCCTGCCCTCAAGGATCGCCTTGGTGAATATAAACAGAGCCATATCCGGTCTTCCCCAAGGCCCGTAAACAGTGAAGAATCTCAGGCCGGTTGTCGGTATGCTGTATAGGTGGCTGTAGCAGTGCGCCATAAGCTCGTTGCTCTTTTTGCTGGCGGCATACAGGCTCACTGGATGGTCAATATTATCGGAGGTGCTGAAGGGCATTTTCTCATTCAGCCCGTAAACGCTGGAGCTGCTGGCATAGGCGAGATGCTCTATCTCGCTTTTTCTGCAAGCCTCAAGGATGTTGATAAAGCCCACAATATTCGCATCCACATACGCCCTTGGATTTTCGAGGCTGTAGCGAACGCCGGCCTGAGCGGCAAGATTGCACACTCGGTCGAACTTTTCCTGCTCGAAAAGCTTTTGCAGATTCTCGCCGTTTTCAAGCTTTAGCTTTATGAAGCGATAGTTTTCGTATTTCGAGCTCTGAATCAGCTTTCCGTATTCGATATCTTCCGGAGAGATGCCGGTTTCACGGAGCCGGCCGTACTTAACGTTGACGTCGTAGTAGTCGTTTACACTGTCTAAACCTACAACCTCATCTCCCCTTTCAAGGAGCACTCTTGCA is a window encoding:
- a CDS encoding NAD-dependent epimerase: MKILVTGTVGFIGFHLARVLLERGDEVVGLDSVNDYYDVNVKYGRLRETGISPEDIEYGKLIQSSKYENYRFIKLKLENGENLQKLFEQEKFDRVCNLAAQAGVRYSLENPRAYVDANIVGFINILEACRKSEIEHLAYASSSSVYGLNEKMPFSTSDNIDHPVSLYAASKKSNELMAHCYSHLYSIPTTGLRFFTVYGPWGRPDMALFIFTKAILEGRPIDVYNYGDMKRDFTYIDDIVEGVKRVIDNPAKGREDWSGMNPDPGSSIAPFKVYNIGNSSPVRLMDFIEAIEKAAGKQAQKNMMPIQPGDVPATWADVTDLTEDLGYRPNTPIQDGVRRFVQWYREFYNV